One genomic segment of Leptospira wolbachii serovar Codice str. CDC includes these proteins:
- a CDS encoding MBOAT family O-acyltransferase produces MLFNSFEFLVFFFVTIIVGNLLKNRWQKLFFLLTSYYFYMAWQPSSISCTAMAADGFKFYTDRLYCDFKINPYVFVLIFSTVIDYFAARFIEAKEDGDSTRGWLLVLSLVVNIGTLGFFKYTDFLLGVINDINLLDDYQFAKQNIILPVGISFYTFQSMSYTIDVYNRKIEARKSFLDFALYVTFFPQLVAGPIVRAETFFRDLDFRLGVYKANIDAAFALILIGFTRKIVFADNLARVVDSTFSNYQNLNSIEIWTGALAFGWQIYFDFAGYTDIAIGVARLFGFQFNPNFNFPMSCRNIADHWSRWHISFSTWIRDYIYIPLGGSRVSVIMYIRNIMITWLFAGLWHGAAYHYVGWGIWQGTMLLSHKFYGDTKLAKFLNGKGGKVYDLFARIFTMFCLSFGFIMFRAETMEKAIPMMKALVFLNDSVAPIARWSNYRFGILLVICFTASYIFSKRQIPTLLTGSWLKYTTFVIVNILLLLLFGVTESQNFLYFQF; encoded by the coding sequence ATGTTATTTAACTCCTTTGAATTTTTAGTATTTTTCTTTGTGACGATCATAGTTGGGAATCTTCTAAAGAATCGTTGGCAAAAACTTTTTTTTCTACTCACCAGCTATTACTTTTATATGGCTTGGCAACCTTCGTCTATCTCCTGTACGGCGATGGCGGCAGATGGGTTTAAATTTTACACAGATAGACTCTATTGTGATTTTAAGATCAACCCTTACGTATTTGTTCTAATTTTTTCCACAGTAATTGATTATTTTGCGGCAAGGTTCATCGAAGCGAAAGAAGATGGAGACAGCACAAGAGGTTGGTTGCTTGTACTTTCTCTTGTTGTTAATATTGGAACTCTTGGATTTTTTAAATATACTGACTTTCTACTCGGAGTTATTAACGATATCAATCTTTTAGATGACTACCAATTTGCAAAACAAAACATCATCCTCCCTGTCGGAATTTCCTTTTATACATTCCAATCCATGAGTTATACCATCGATGTATACAATCGCAAAATAGAAGCAAGAAAATCATTCCTTGATTTTGCCTTGTATGTAACCTTCTTTCCACAACTAGTTGCCGGTCCGATTGTTCGTGCAGAAACTTTTTTCCGCGACTTAGACTTTCGTCTCGGTGTGTATAAAGCGAATATTGATGCTGCCTTTGCCTTAATATTGATTGGTTTCACAAGAAAAATCGTTTTCGCAGACAACCTGGCTCGAGTGGTCGACTCAACATTCTCTAATTATCAAAACCTCAACTCAATTGAAATTTGGACAGGGGCCCTTGCCTTCGGATGGCAAATTTATTTTGATTTTGCAGGATATACTGACATTGCAATCGGAGTAGCAAGATTGTTTGGATTCCAGTTCAATCCAAACTTTAACTTCCCAATGTCTTGCAGAAATATTGCCGACCACTGGTCGCGGTGGCATATTTCCTTTTCCACATGGATTAGAGACTACATTTACATCCCGTTAGGTGGCTCTAGAGTAAGTGTCATCATGTACATTCGCAATATTATGATCACCTGGTTATTTGCTGGGTTATGGCATGGTGCGGCCTACCACTACGTGGGTTGGGGAATTTGGCAAGGAACAATGTTACTTTCCCACAAGTTCTACGGCGACACCAAACTGGCTAAATTCCTAAACGGAAAAGGTGGTAAAGTTTATGATTTATTTGCACGGATTTTCACCATGTTTTGTTTATCATTTGGATTTATCATGTTCCGCGCTGAGACAATGGAAAAAGCAATCCCGATGATGAAGGCTCTTGTTTTTCTAAATGATTCTGTAGCTCCCATCGCAAGATGGTCTAACTACAGATTCGGTATTTTATTAGTGATTTGTTTTACTGCTAGTTACATTTTTTCTAAAAGACAGATCCCTACTCTTCTTACTGGCAGTTGGTTGAAATACACAACCTTCGTCATTGTAAACATACTATTATTATTACTTTTTGGAGTCACTGAAAGCCAGAACTTCCTCTACTTTCAATTTTAA
- a CDS encoding LIMLP_18675 family protein translates to MKIINKWISKWKEIRSKKETAYFGTSLYDELTVNPIPSLLLILAAVLFFTYSLPYAFYLGKFFYWFVGVLEITKVLKIPFLDELRYYHYLSVFVYFYIAASLLIDVSRLLNKWNIRTIVVKNEIWQIQRFGFGKKLTKFNFETEGLELGYEHGGLSDYLGWNRMIWEKNGKAIFTTPYFFPYKKNRNIVNRILKR, encoded by the coding sequence ATGAAAATCATAAACAAATGGATATCCAAATGGAAGGAAATCCGAAGCAAAAAAGAAACCGCTTACTTTGGAACTTCATTATACGATGAGTTAACTGTAAACCCAATCCCTTCCTTATTACTCATTCTTGCTGCAGTTCTTTTTTTCACATACAGTTTACCGTATGCGTTTTATTTAGGTAAGTTTTTCTATTGGTTTGTTGGGGTTTTAGAAATCACTAAAGTTTTAAAAATTCCTTTTTTAGATGAGCTTCGCTATTACCACTACCTTTCTGTTTTTGTCTATTTCTACATTGCAGCATCTCTCTTAATTGATGTTAGCCGCCTCTTAAACAAGTGGAATATCCGAACCATCGTTGTTAAAAATGAGATTTGGCAAATTCAAAGATTTGGGTTTGGGAAAAAACTCACCAAGTTTAACTTTGAGACCGAAGGTTTAGAACTCGGTTATGAACACGGTGGATTGAGTGATTATTTAGGATGGAATCGAATGATTTGGGAAAAAAATGGAAAAGCTATATTTACCACTCCCTATTTTTTTCCATATAAAAAGAATCGAAACATAGTGAATCGAATTTTAAAACGTTAG
- a CDS encoding glycosyltransferase family 4 protein: MTGNSRYLAEVLKVILPKHKKKEFFLYTNKPIHPVFQNLLGPNTKVVLEPKNIPGPIYLNFILPRRLKQDGVEVFWGTIQMLPFLKLPIPSFVNYHDLNFISAPETMAKWNYWQHKLLSPITMKNADKIFCLSKNTKEEIAAFRPEYEKKCIVVYPGVSKQKVTKTKTIFPKEFFLTVGTLEPRKNINRLVDAFLDFKTKHPKDKNSLIVMGRKGWGEEGEFLYQKLKDSKIQSLGIQFLENPDDATLAEAFKQCKVFFFPSLHEGFGLPLLEAMLEDKRCVASDIPVFKEILSDKCDLYVPPKETKLWTHSFELMSGPKKSRSPKFPAKQWTWEETAKKIEEVLFQ, encoded by the coding sequence ATGACCGGGAATTCTCGGTATTTAGCTGAAGTCCTAAAAGTCATTCTACCCAAACACAAAAAGAAAGAATTTTTTTTATACACCAATAAACCGATCCATCCAGTATTTCAAAATTTACTTGGTCCCAATACAAAAGTGGTTCTGGAACCAAAAAACATACCTGGGCCAATCTATTTGAATTTTATTTTACCGAGGCGTCTGAAACAAGATGGGGTCGAAGTGTTTTGGGGCACCATACAAATGTTACCTTTTCTAAAACTTCCCATCCCAAGTTTCGTAAATTACCATGACCTAAACTTCATATCAGCCCCAGAGACTATGGCTAAGTGGAACTATTGGCAACACAAACTCCTCTCTCCTATAACAATGAAAAATGCTGATAAAATCTTTTGTTTATCCAAAAATACAAAGGAGGAAATTGCCGCTTTTCGTCCTGAATATGAAAAAAAATGTATCGTAGTTTATCCTGGTGTATCTAAACAAAAAGTAACTAAAACTAAAACCATTTTCCCAAAAGAATTCTTTTTGACAGTGGGAACCTTAGAACCAAGAAAAAATATCAATCGTTTGGTGGATGCATTTTTGGATTTTAAAACCAAACATCCGAAAGACAAAAATTCCTTAATCGTCATGGGACGAAAAGGATGGGGGGAAGAAGGTGAATTTTTATACCAAAAACTGAAAGACTCAAAAATACAAAGTTTAGGTATTCAATTTCTAGAGAACCCGGATGATGCAACGTTAGCGGAGGCATTTAAACAATGTAAGGTGTTCTTTTTCCCTTCTCTCCATGAAGGGTTTGGGCTTCCTCTATTGGAAGCTATGTTAGAGGACAAACGTTGTGTTGCTTCTGACATCCCTGTATTTAAAGAAATATTATCTGACAAATGTGATCTCTATGTTCCTCCAAAAGAAACAAAACTTTGGACTCATAGTTTTGAATTGATGTCCGGGCCAAAAAAAAGTAGGTCCCCAAAATTTCCCGCCAAACAATGGACATGGGAAGAAACAGCAAAAAAAATAGAAGAGGTACTCTTTCAATGA
- a CDS encoding glycosyltransferase family 87 protein produces MWKFLETLEKRGKWILCILLVIFLVLSVSRSKQKSDFLDYYHAAKRWATGENLYRFDAAFELQSKVKTMEDLFQPENFHLLTALQNETATYIYPPLFSFLLIPFTYLTEPNAALLFELLSWISLLAILYLIFQNRELSNSSSPFPYLILLATLVFNFRFLESHIQNNQVGLLLILLVLVSLTAKSHWQSGILLALAVSIKITPLVFIFLYVYEKQYKRILWFLIGIFLWNAIPLLYHWDYTIQMTNEWLTEILGNAFSNPLLRSWKNNQSLSSTLAKYFVPGADMMNQPTYGLPFITLSLPMLKIIQLVFMVLFGIPLLLLWRKENKKWEIISLLFLVSALFSGISWIHSFIICLIPIYFILNQVISSPNNKKEMFVLILILSLPLLAHRTFVGSKIEAALSMFSILFYTTSLLYFYIVRFALRETENRN; encoded by the coding sequence ATGTGGAAATTTTTAGAAACCCTAGAGAAACGTGGAAAATGGATTCTCTGCATTCTACTCGTGATTTTTCTCGTCCTTTCCGTTTCTAGATCCAAACAAAAATCGGATTTTTTGGATTATTACCATGCAGCGAAACGTTGGGCAACTGGAGAGAATCTCTATCGGTTCGATGCGGCTTTCGAACTCCAGTCCAAAGTAAAAACCATGGAAGATCTGTTCCAACCAGAGAATTTTCACCTATTAACAGCGCTCCAAAACGAAACAGCGACCTATATTTATCCGCCACTATTCTCTTTTTTACTCATTCCCTTCACTTATCTTACAGAACCGAATGCAGCACTACTCTTTGAACTATTGAGTTGGATTTCTTTATTAGCAATCTTATACCTTATTTTTCAGAACAGAGAACTTTCCAACTCAAGTTCGCCATTCCCGTATTTAATTCTACTGGCAACCTTAGTATTTAATTTTCGGTTTTTAGAAAGCCATATCCAGAACAACCAAGTAGGTTTACTGCTCATTTTACTTGTGTTAGTATCTCTTACTGCAAAATCACACTGGCAAAGTGGTATCCTTTTAGCATTAGCAGTTAGTATCAAAATCACTCCACTGGTATTCATTTTCTTATATGTTTATGAAAAACAATACAAAAGAATCCTCTGGTTTCTAATTGGGATTTTTCTCTGGAATGCAATTCCACTTCTTTATCATTGGGATTATACCATTCAAATGACAAACGAATGGCTGACAGAAATTTTGGGGAATGCTTTTAGTAACCCCCTTCTCCGTTCTTGGAAAAATAACCAATCTTTAAGTTCGACACTCGCAAAATATTTTGTTCCGGGCGCAGATATGATGAACCAACCAACATACGGTTTACCATTTATCACTCTTTCCCTTCCAATGTTAAAGATCATTCAACTCGTGTTTATGGTTTTGTTTGGCATCCCTCTCTTATTACTCTGGAGAAAGGAAAATAAAAAATGGGAAATCATTTCTCTATTATTTTTGGTTTCCGCACTTTTCAGTGGGATTAGTTGGATTCATAGTTTTATTATTTGTTTAATTCCGATCTATTTCATTTTGAATCAAGTTATAAGTTCCCCAAACAATAAAAAAGAAATGTTTGTTCTAATCTTAATTTTGAGTTTACCGCTACTGGCTCATAGAACCTTCGTCGGGTCAAAAATAGAAGCCGCACTTTCTATGTTTTCCATTTTATTTTATACAACCAGTCTCTTATATTTCTATATTGTAAGGTTTGCATTACGTGAAACAGAAAATCGGAATTGA
- the queA gene encoding tRNA preQ1(34) S-adenosylmethionine ribosyltransferase-isomerase QueA has product MDFLQEYDFHLPDEQIAKFPLENRDESRLLVVDIGQTKFWEAPLFRDITALVRPGDVFVYNETKVSYRRVYLQVESGRIHESIFLESVDKSNQGWLCILKNRAKLKLGDILSPVGFKNFRFFFQGPEEELSILFSETPISDSDFAIFGNIPIPPYLKRNVTEEDKVRYQTIFANRSGSVAAPTAGLHFTEDLKENLRKLGAEFLPVELQIGYGTFRPLTPEQWQTKTLHKEKYFVSESTASKLNDARKEGRRIIAVGTTTLRVLETIFDSQLQKYKVGSSQTDIFLSPGDRIQSVQGLITNFHLPKSSLLLLVSAFANTQLVLDVYQYALQNRFRFYSYGDSMFLFQK; this is encoded by the coding sequence ATGGATTTTTTACAGGAATACGATTTCCACCTTCCCGATGAACAAATTGCCAAATTCCCCTTAGAAAATCGAGATGAGTCTCGGCTTTTGGTCGTTGACATAGGGCAAACTAAGTTTTGGGAAGCCCCTTTGTTTCGAGATATCACGGCACTTGTGCGTCCTGGTGATGTTTTTGTTTATAATGAGACAAAAGTATCCTACCGCCGTGTGTATTTACAAGTGGAATCGGGTCGTATCCATGAATCGATTTTTTTGGAATCAGTGGATAAATCCAACCAAGGTTGGTTATGTATCTTAAAAAATAGAGCAAAACTTAAATTAGGTGATATTCTCTCTCCGGTGGGATTTAAGAACTTTCGTTTTTTTTTCCAGGGCCCAGAAGAAGAACTTTCCATTTTGTTCTCTGAAACCCCCATTTCTGATTCTGATTTCGCAATCTTTGGAAATATCCCGATCCCTCCCTATCTGAAACGCAATGTGACCGAGGAAGATAAGGTTCGATACCAAACTATTTTTGCAAACAGATCTGGATCGGTGGCGGCTCCAACCGCAGGGTTACATTTTACTGAAGATCTAAAAGAGAACCTTCGAAAACTCGGTGCCGAGTTCCTTCCTGTGGAATTACAAATAGGTTATGGGACATTTCGTCCGTTAACTCCTGAACAATGGCAAACCAAGACTTTACATAAGGAGAAGTACTTTGTTTCCGAATCCACAGCATCAAAGTTAAACGATGCAAGGAAGGAGGGGAGGAGGATCATTGCCGTAGGGACGACTACTCTTCGCGTTTTAGAAACTATTTTTGATTCTCAATTACAGAAATATAAGGTAGGATCAAGTCAAACTGACATCTTTTTGTCGCCAGGTGACAGGATTCAATCAGTACAAGGACTGATTACAAACTTTCACCTACCAAAGTCCAGCCTCTTGCTTCTTGTGAGTGCCTTTGCAAATACCCAACTCGTGTTGGATGTTTATCAATATGCTTTGCAGAACAGGTTTCGCTTTTATTCTTATGGGGATTCAATGTTCCTATTTCAAAAATAG
- a CDS encoding FlgO family outer membrane protein, whose amino-acid sequence MNMLLHLGWNLRFKIILLGILFSVSACYLGEERESKPKKPSVAPLEQLAVSLSEKGFYFQPQRLVVLTFLDNEGKKSPYGEILAEKLTTELVKKDRFQILDRLANQKVLKEAGLGLDSPTDTATLRKIGDVLKLDVIITGIVTPYQDGVFVNTRLIEIKSGLILKADEVYVRIDG is encoded by the coding sequence ATGAATATGTTACTTCACTTGGGATGGAACTTGCGTTTTAAAATAATTTTACTGGGGATTTTGTTTAGCGTTAGCGCTTGTTATTTGGGAGAGGAAAGAGAATCCAAACCTAAAAAACCTTCCGTTGCACCACTGGAACAGTTAGCAGTTTCCCTTTCTGAAAAAGGTTTCTACTTCCAACCACAACGACTTGTTGTTTTGACATTTTTAGATAATGAAGGAAAAAAAAGCCCCTATGGGGAAATCCTTGCAGAAAAACTCACGACGGAACTTGTAAAAAAAGACAGGTTTCAGATCTTAGACCGCCTGGCCAACCAAAAAGTTTTGAAAGAAGCAGGCCTTGGTTTGGATTCACCTACGGACACTGCCACCTTGCGGAAAATAGGCGACGTTTTGAAACTTGATGTCATCATTACAGGAATTGTGACCCCATACCAAGACGGAGTTTTTGTCAATACAAGACTCATCGAAATTAAATCGGGCCTCATCCTCAAAGCTGACGAAGTTTATGTCCGTATCGACGGTTAG
- a CDS encoding aconitate hydratase, protein MAFDIEMIAARYSKMEATITQARKLLGRPLTLTEKILYNHLWDGNPTKSFGRGVDYVDFAPDRVAMQDATAQMALLQFMQAGRKKVAVPSTVHCDHLITAKDESGVDLGIAVKENKEVYDFLSSVSNKYGIGFWKPGAGIIHQVVLENYAFPGGMMIGTDSHTVNAGGLGMIAIGVGGADACDVMAGLAWELKWPKAIGVKLTGKLNGWSTAKDVILKVAGILTVKGGTGAIVEYFGPGAESLSCTGKGTICNMGAEIGATTSTFGYDESMERYLRSTNRSDVADLANKYKTHLTADPEVYADPNKYFDQVIEIDLNTLEPYINGPFTPDLATPISKMKEEAAKNGWPLKVEVGLIGSCTNSSYEDISRAASLAKQVAAKGLKTKAEFTITPGSELVRYTIQRDGFIDSFHKIGAKVFSNACGPCIGMWSRVGADKKEKNTIVHSFNRNFQARQDGNPNTYAFVASPEITTALAIAGDLGFNPLTDTLTNEKGEQVKLDPPTGEELPSKGFAVEDAGFEAPAADGSGVQVIVDPASTRLQLLAPFKAWEGTDLKGLKLLIKAKGKCTTDHISMAGPWLKFRGHLDNISNNLLIGATNIFNSKTNEVKNQLTGNYEPVPQTQRAYKAQGIGSIVVGDENYGEGSSREHAAMEPRHLGVRAVLVKSFARIHETNLKKQGMLALTFANKEDYDKIQEDDVIDIVGLTSFAEGKPLTLVFNHKDGKKDEIPVNHTYNAQQIEWFKAGAALNLMKA, encoded by the coding sequence ATGGCATTTGATATAGAAATGATTGCGGCACGTTATTCCAAAATGGAAGCGACCATCACACAAGCCAGGAAGTTATTGGGTCGACCCCTCACACTTACAGAGAAGATTTTATACAACCACCTTTGGGATGGAAACCCAACGAAGAGTTTTGGCCGTGGTGTCGATTACGTGGACTTTGCTCCCGACCGAGTTGCCATGCAAGATGCAACAGCGCAGATGGCGCTTCTCCAATTTATGCAAGCGGGTCGTAAAAAAGTAGCGGTTCCTTCCACCGTTCACTGTGACCACTTGATCACAGCAAAAGACGAATCCGGAGTGGATCTCGGAATTGCTGTCAAAGAAAACAAAGAAGTATATGATTTTTTATCCTCCGTTTCTAATAAATATGGAATTGGTTTCTGGAAACCAGGTGCAGGTATCATCCACCAAGTAGTTTTAGAAAACTATGCCTTCCCTGGTGGGATGATGATTGGAACTGACTCTCATACAGTAAACGCTGGTGGTCTTGGGATGATTGCCATTGGTGTGGGTGGAGCTGATGCATGTGATGTCATGGCAGGACTTGCTTGGGAACTCAAATGGCCAAAAGCTATCGGTGTCAAACTTACTGGAAAACTAAATGGTTGGAGTACTGCAAAAGACGTTATCTTAAAAGTAGCAGGAATTCTTACTGTGAAAGGAGGGACGGGTGCCATTGTAGAATACTTTGGTCCTGGTGCTGAATCCCTTTCTTGTACTGGAAAAGGTACAATCTGTAACATGGGTGCGGAAATTGGAGCAACCACTTCTACTTTTGGTTATGATGAATCTATGGAGCGTTACCTGCGATCCACTAATAGAAGTGATGTGGCCGATCTTGCAAACAAATACAAAACCCATCTTACTGCGGATCCAGAAGTTTACGCAGACCCAAACAAATACTTTGACCAAGTAATAGAAATTGATCTTAATACTTTAGAGCCTTATATCAACGGTCCTTTCACTCCTGACCTTGCGACTCCTATTTCTAAAATGAAAGAAGAAGCAGCAAAGAATGGTTGGCCCCTCAAAGTAGAAGTAGGTCTTATCGGATCTTGTACCAACTCTTCTTATGAAGATATCTCAAGAGCTGCTTCTCTTGCCAAACAAGTCGCTGCTAAAGGTTTAAAAACCAAAGCAGAGTTTACCATCACTCCTGGATCGGAACTGGTTCGTTACACCATCCAAAGAGACGGATTCATTGATTCCTTCCATAAAATTGGAGCTAAAGTTTTCTCCAATGCTTGTGGACCTTGTATTGGAATGTGGTCTCGTGTGGGTGCTGATAAAAAAGAAAAAAACACCATTGTTCATTCCTTTAACAGAAACTTCCAAGCCCGCCAAGATGGGAATCCAAACACGTATGCTTTTGTGGCATCTCCAGAGATCACAACAGCACTTGCGATTGCAGGGGACTTAGGATTCAATCCACTCACAGACACTCTCACCAATGAAAAAGGGGAACAAGTCAAACTTGATCCGCCTACAGGGGAAGAGCTACCGAGCAAAGGTTTTGCGGTTGAGGATGCAGGTTTTGAAGCTCCGGCGGCAGATGGTTCTGGGGTTCAAGTGATTGTAGATCCAGCATCGACAAGGCTCCAACTCTTAGCCCCTTTTAAAGCATGGGAAGGGACAGATCTCAAAGGATTAAAACTTCTGATCAAAGCCAAAGGTAAATGTACAACAGACCATATCTCTATGGCTGGTCCTTGGCTAAAATTCCGTGGTCACTTGGACAATATTTCCAATAACCTACTCATCGGTGCGACAAACATCTTCAATAGCAAAACCAATGAGGTGAAAAACCAACTCACTGGAAACTATGAACCGGTTCCGCAAACCCAAAGAGCATACAAAGCCCAAGGGATTGGGTCGATTGTGGTTGGGGATGAAAACTATGGCGAAGGTTCGTCTCGCGAACATGCGGCCATGGAACCAAGACATTTAGGTGTAAGAGCTGTACTTGTAAAATCGTTTGCTCGTATTCACGAAACAAACTTGAAAAAACAAGGGATGTTGGCTCTCACTTTTGCAAACAAAGAAGATTACGATAAAATCCAAGAAGATGATGTGATAGATATTGTAGGACTCACAAGTTTTGCAGAAGGAAAACCACTGACACTTGTTTTCAACCATAAGGATGGCAAAAAGGACGAAATTCCAGTCAACCATACTTACAATGCGCAACAAATCGAATGGTTCAAAGCCGGTGCTGCTTTGAATTTAATGAAAGCATAA
- a CDS encoding class I SAM-dependent methyltransferase, whose amino-acid sequence MKSFLNKKAFGLGKNGKEFDGSYWSDIYGNGLDVDGSYNAKQHAEYLKTLFQLMEIPVYKMADFGFGKAILLREMVKTFSPVKVYAVDASKEAYEDLKKKDWVKRSDKFHLYHESLETFKLPKLEKEPVELGICNSVIQYLPDTMIPGVLEKMAKYCNYLYFTVPTNEDYAVMKEEMSFTDPYAFSRTKKKYRKWISRDFEIVGYNLLQSKWLGEKGFKEDFFRI is encoded by the coding sequence ATGAAGAGTTTTTTGAACAAAAAGGCCTTTGGTCTGGGTAAAAATGGTAAAGAATTTGATGGTTCTTATTGGTCAGATATTTACGGCAATGGACTGGATGTCGATGGTTCGTATAATGCCAAACAACATGCAGAATACTTAAAAACTCTATTCCAACTGATGGAAATTCCCGTTTACAAAATGGCTGACTTTGGATTTGGGAAAGCGATTTTACTACGAGAAATGGTAAAAACCTTTTCCCCGGTGAAAGTGTATGCTGTGGATGCTTCTAAAGAGGCTTATGAAGATCTAAAGAAAAAAGATTGGGTGAAACGTTCTGACAAATTTCATCTCTATCATGAATCGTTAGAAACTTTCAAACTCCCGAAATTAGAAAAGGAACCAGTAGAACTTGGGATTTGTAATTCCGTGATCCAATACCTTCCTGATACAATGATCCCTGGAGTTTTGGAAAAAATGGCTAAATATTGTAATTACCTGTATTTTACAGTGCCAACAAACGAAGATTATGCGGTGATGAAGGAAGAAATGTCTTTTACCGACCCTTATGCATTTTCTAGAACCAAAAAGAAATATAGAAAATGGATCTCCCGTGATTTTGAAATTGTTGGATATAATCTTTTGCAAAGCAAATGGCTTGGGGAAAAAGGATTTAAGGAAGATTTTTTTCGGATTTAG
- the pnuC gene encoding nicotinamide riboside transporter PnuC — MMNFFSYLSIDFQIFSVFGYSISFIELLGTSSGLACVYLASRNHILTWPVGIFNSICFFFLFFQIQLYSDMLLQIYFFGSSIYGWWIWRKRTGSFVKIQSLGKRNNTLLLVSIFLGTYLLGEITSHLPIWLPEIFKKPPAFLYWDAFTTVASIFANFLLAQRKLESWFLWVFVDVVCIGLYSLKEIPFVTLEYVVFLLIAFYGCYHWYREYKTNDSASSLAA; from the coding sequence ATGATGAATTTTTTCTCCTACCTTTCGATAGACTTTCAAATCTTTTCTGTATTCGGTTACTCTATTAGTTTTATCGAACTTCTGGGAACAAGTTCTGGTCTCGCCTGCGTCTATTTGGCTTCCCGAAATCATATCCTCACTTGGCCGGTTGGAATTTTTAATTCGATTTGTTTTTTCTTTTTGTTCTTTCAGATCCAATTGTATTCGGATATGTTATTACAAATTTATTTTTTTGGATCGAGTATTTATGGTTGGTGGATCTGGCGAAAAAGGACTGGTTCCTTTGTCAAAATTCAATCCCTTGGAAAAAGAAATAATACCTTACTCCTAGTTTCTATTTTTCTAGGAACCTACCTACTAGGTGAAATCACAAGCCACCTGCCTATCTGGTTACCAGAGATTTTTAAAAAACCACCAGCATTTTTGTATTGGGACGCTTTTACGACGGTGGCAAGTATCTTTGCCAATTTTTTACTGGCTCAAAGGAAATTGGAATCTTGGTTTTTATGGGTGTTTGTGGATGTAGTTTGTATTGGTTTGTATTCTTTAAAAGAGATTCCCTTTGTTACCTTAGAGTATGTTGTGTTTTTACTGATAGCCTTCTATGGATGTTACCATTGGTATCGGGAATATAAAACTAACGACTCTGCATCCTCTTTGGCGGCCTGA
- a CDS encoding DoxX family protein, producing MSEKTKKIAYWFFTLWLSLGMVSTAVVQLMKLPEEVEKINQLGYPTYFLTLLGVWKLLGVVAVLSPKFLLLKEWAYAGFFFAMSGAAFSHIVSRHPIGEIFPSLLLLALTVISWYLRPTNRRI from the coding sequence ATGTCTGAGAAAACAAAAAAAATAGCGTATTGGTTCTTTACTCTTTGGTTGTCATTGGGTATGGTATCGACTGCGGTTGTACAACTTATGAAACTTCCCGAAGAAGTAGAAAAGATAAACCAATTGGGGTATCCCACTTATTTTCTAACACTTCTGGGTGTTTGGAAACTACTTGGTGTGGTTGCCGTGTTATCACCTAAGTTTTTGTTACTAAAAGAATGGGCTTATGCTGGATTTTTCTTTGCGATGTCGGGAGCTGCGTTTTCGCATATTGTTTCTCGTCATCCCATTGGAGAAATTTTCCCATCTCTTCTTCTTCTAGCACTCACGGTTATTTCTTGGTACTTACGTCCAACAAATCGTAGAATCTAA
- a CDS encoding SRPBCC family protein produces the protein MELKTKIHAEDGKQELTIEREFDLPASLVFKAHTEPELIEQWMGNKVLKFEAKNHGGWIFETKNADGVVLFRANGVLHDIVPNERFTRTFEMENTGFFPQLEFFEFQEISETKSKLVMHIIYKSVEQRDKILKMPFAQGINMAHNQLEQVVKNK, from the coding sequence ATGGAACTAAAAACAAAAATTCATGCCGAAGACGGCAAACAAGAGTTAACGATCGAACGTGAATTTGATTTACCTGCTTCTTTAGTTTTTAAAGCACACACGGAACCTGAACTCATCGAACAATGGATGGGAAACAAAGTCTTAAAATTTGAAGCTAAAAATCATGGCGGTTGGATCTTTGAGACCAAAAACGCAGACGGTGTTGTGTTATTTCGGGCTAACGGAGTGTTACATGATATCGTACCAAATGAACGGTTTACAAGAACCTTTGAAATGGAAAACACAGGGTTTTTTCCCCAACTTGAGTTTTTTGAATTTCAAGAGATATCAGAGACCAAAAGTAAACTCGTCATGCATATCATCTATAAATCGGTAGAACAAAGAGACAAAATTCTAAAGATGCCCTTTGCCCAAGGAATCAATATGGCTCACAATCAATTGGAACAAGTGGTAAAAAACAAATAA